The DNA segment tattagtaatgtatatttttcatcGAAAAATTCTTAGAATTGTAACAATTTTTACTTGTAAGGAATATAATCAGTTATTTAATCGAGACCACAACTACAGTATTGAAACGTTATTTACGTAAAGCTATTTATaagaagtatatttttataatggttttaaatgtatatttttaatcaaaagaTTGTACCAATTCTTGgaaataattgtgaaattacTTGTAAAAGATAcaataagttatttaaatagtaGTTGAATGGAGGCCACAACCACAATGCATAAACGTTACTTAGATAGATACCGTATTCATATTTTGATTCggtttaaatataaacataaagaaCAAATAGATTCTCGTGTGACAAATATTTGAGCAGATGTTTATACTACACATTAAGATATAAAGTTGTGATGTGAAGATTAACAACCAACTTTAAGTAGCTCTTAAACAAACCCTGATAAATCGCTTAAAGAGATCTCTAAAAAGAAAcatacttacttacttacaaACATACTTACCTTCACTTATATTAGCGAATacgtattaaaatatttatttgcgaCAAGTTCAAGCGAAAGTCATTGCGACAATTATCATGTCAACACAATGTGTTTGATTCAACTTACAATGCAATAGCGTAGGGTCAACGCATAATAGTCGCCCAGATAACCAATCGCACTTATATCCCTTTCCCAATCGTAATCAACAATGCGCAGATAATCATCAGCCAACTCAAGTTTGGATGAATTACACATGTTTCTTAAGATTTCTAATCACTCAGTCGATGTTAAGAGCATATTGAACATACGTcgtgttacgtatacgcactgtTGACTTTAGATGCTTTTCTCACGACAATTTTCCACCGGACTGCTAGCGCTGCGCAACGCGATTAAACTGAATCGGTCGAGaacgattttcattttattgtttactcATTTACCGAGGCCCTCTGAGAGGCATTCGGCATTTTGTGAAATCGTgcagaatatatataaaatttatatgcatGTAAGAGTATTTTGTGGGTATGTTGCGATAAGATATTGTTCGCTTTCGTGAGTATTTCTGGATACACGACATTACGTAATGCGCTCGCTAAAGAGAATATGCATTCTCAGTGCACGGTTCGCAGCAAATTGAGTCGCTGCTGTCGTCGCTTCTCATTCACATAGGTGGTATAGGGACGTATTGTGGCATAGTAAATAATCTCCACGAAGCTCAGCAGACTGGCACCCACAAACAGACCTGTTGTGCCGCCAATTGACACTGTAAGTGGACTCGCTCAATAACAATGAACTCTTCACGCTCTTAAGTATTCAACTCACCCACTAAATCCAGTTTGCCTCTCACAAGATTGCGCTTATAACGCTCTGTGGGCAACTCAAGAAGTCCCACTTCAATCCTAGACACTGGACTCTGATGCCCATAGATATTATCCTTGCTATCGTGTACTGTGGTGATATCCACCTCTGTGCACGACGGCAAACAATCACATACGAGTCCTTTCCGTCCACGACGTCGCGACCATTTCGCAATAATCACCGACAGATCCTCATAGTTGCGATTTAGGCACTCCAAGCCATCCATGTTGCACAGCTGCCAATCGGGCGAATTGGGTGACAAGTGACTGGAGCAATTGCAGAGTTCAATTTGCCGATCCTTACGACACTGCACCGTGCACGCACTATAGCTATAGTAGCGATGCACATCGAGAATGTTTTCGTCGGGAAAACGACAATTTCTCTGATGTACACTCGTCTCACGAATCGCCTCATCATTCTCAATGTCTCGCTTCGATACATAGCGACTGTTTCGAAagattaattttgtattatatagtTTGTAGTATATAGCTGTACTTACACAAAGGAGATATAAGGTCCAACGACTAGAAAATCCGTTTTAGGTGTTACCAGAGTGGGCACTTCTTCGGTTCCCAGTATGAAAACCTTATGGGGAATTGTTTGAAAGAATAGCCAACAGAAAATAAAtggttaataaataaacttatttacaAATGTTTTCTTTGTACGTGGCAATACATACGGTTGCCTCTGTGAGCAGCTCCATTTTGAGAGAGCCTGGTCCTGTATAACGATTGGAATACATGTTCAGCTTGGGGCCATTGTTTTTGCTAGattataaagaataataaatagtgTTGGAAATGtcttaataatgaaaaaaatgtataaaatcaattaagttATTTTCTATCAAAATTGAGTGAATctaaatggaaaattaaacaaacacaaaaataaaagatttattCAGTGCCCCCCAAATTTTTGCATCTTTCCCCCTTACTCTGctattttcaaattgtcaaATTCGCAGCTTtatctgttttattttgaatcaGGCAATGGGAAAAGCTAAATTATATAACAATTATCTTAAGCTTTTCAATATGGATAGTCTAGTCAAGCATTTcctaaatcaatttaaaaatttactgGATAATTTTCTAGTCAGGatagcatttaaaatttactggtcaatttaaattaaaacttaaacTGAGCAACTATCAAATATGAGGCTAAATTGTATGACTTTCATTTCTATCTCTTTGACAAGCAGTTAAACTGAAATATTAC comes from the Drosophila sulfurigaster albostrigata strain 15112-1811.04 chromosome 2L, ASM2355843v2, whole genome shotgun sequence genome and includes:
- the LOC133850469 gene encoding pickpocket protein 28, with amino-acid sequence MRLKQSIEEYLKNSTLHGARFIVDKDANWLERIFWGICLVASWYASWLLIKASLAAFENNAISFVVESSYRDWDTNFPAIIVCESKNMDRIQEVAEQLWGADHDFTLEEVLSEIAFFRGESYHTVHECGGEDSTATCFYSNFSYYAQLVRSSCVDSIRSCEWNNKPFECCKYFQRMETELGICYAINSMQAGKNNGPKLNMYSNRYTGPGSLKMELLTEATVFILGTEEVPTLVTPKTDFLVVGPYISFVRYVSKRDIENDEAIRETSVHQRNCRFPDENILDVHRYYSYSACTVQCRKDRQIELCNCSSHLSPNSPDWQLCNMDGLECLNRNYEDLSVIIAKWSRRRGRKGLVCDCLPSCTEVDITTVHDSKDNIYGHQSPVSRIEVGLLELPTERYKRNLVRGKLDLVVSIGGTTGLFVGASLLSFVEIIYYATIRPYTTYVNEKRRQQRLNLLRTVH